CAGTCTTCGCCAAACTTCTCCCTGGGGTTATGAGTCCCTGCCTTCGCAGGGACGACGCCTGTGAGGGTGGGGCGATCTTGCTTCAACAACCGTCATTGCGAGCGCAGCGAAGCAATCCAGAATCCTTCCGCAGAGGTATTCTGGATTGCTTCGTCGCTACGCTCCTCGCAACGACGGGGAGCCCTACCGCTCCGCCCGTCCGATCACCGCCATCAGCTCCGCGATCTTCTCGCGCTGATCGGCCTTGTCGCCGCTGGCGATGGCGTGCTCGACGCAATGGGCGACGTGATCCTTCAAAACCTCTTCCTCGACCCGGCGCAGTGCGGCGCGCACGGCCGAGATCTGCGTCACGATGTCGATGCAATAGCGGTCCTCCTCGACCATTTTCGAGAGGCCGCGAACCTGGCCCTCGATCCGGCCGAGGCGTTTTCCAACGGATGCCTTGATGTCCTTGCGCATGAGGTCTATATACCCCTACCGGGTATAGGTTACAAGGCCGGAGTGCGGACATGAGCGACGCCAACCACGAGCATCATCACGACACGGGAACGCATTCTGGATGCGGCTGTTCCACGAAAGCCCCGGCCACCAAGCCCGCGGCATCCTCGTGCTGCGGCGGACATGGCGATGACACCGGCCACGGCCATCATCACGCGCATGACCACGGCGCCGCGAAAGTCCTCGATCCCGTCTGCGGCATGAGCGTCGATCCCGCGACCTCAAAGCACCACCTCACACATCACGGCGAGACCTTCCATTTCTGCTCGGCCGGCTGCCGCACCAAATTCGCCGCCGATCCCGCAAAATATCTCGCTAAGGACAAGGCACCCGAGCCGGAGAGGCCCGCGGGGACGATCTACACCTGCCCGATGCATCCGGAGATCCGCCAGGTCGGCCCCGGCACCTGCCCGATCTGCGGCATGGCGCTGGAGCCGGAGGTGGCGAGCCTGGAGACGGGCCCCAACCCTGAGCTCGCCGACATGACGCGG
This is a stretch of genomic DNA from Bradyrhizobium sp. CB2312. It encodes these proteins:
- a CDS encoding metal-sensitive transcriptional regulator, producing the protein MRKDIKASVGKRLGRIEGQVRGLSKMVEEDRYCIDIVTQISAVRAALRRVEEEVLKDHVAHCVEHAIASGDKADQREKIAELMAVIGRAER